One segment of Papaver somniferum cultivar HN1 unplaced genomic scaffold, ASM357369v1 unplaced-scaffold_137, whole genome shotgun sequence DNA contains the following:
- the LOC113334601 gene encoding uncharacterized protein LOC113334601, translating into MAMMTTFPFSLIDSAGDWLYYLPPGSITIWNGMKKLFLEKYFPASKAAVIHKEIFGIVQISGETLYEYWERYKKLLASCPHHQISDQLVIQYLYEGLLPNERHLIDAASGGALTNKTIAEATRLLENMAANTQQFYTRGEPVVRKVNEVGDSSHLEHRMGNMEKMMQKIAAAVIPSYTEDVEQASAMYQNQQWPIYDRYSSTYNTGWRDHLNFIYANKQAAVSNPPFNQQGGYQFLQRPQQESQGMIIDDKLNLILNTMTQDKQKTKMAMKDMQT; encoded by the coding sequence ATGGCGATGATGACAACCTTTCCTTTTTCACTTATAGACTCTGCAGGAGATTGGTTGTACTACTTACCTCCTGGGAGTATAACCatatggaatgggatgaagaagtTATTTCTTGAGAAGTATTTTCCGGCATCAAAAGCGGCAGTGATTCACAAGGAAATTtttggtattgtgcaaatatcgGGAGAGACTCTCTATGAGTATTGGGAGCGGTACAAAAAGCTTTTAgctagctgtccacaccaccaaatcAGTGATCAACTTGTCATTCAATATTTATATGAGGGGTTGCTTCCTAATGAGAGACATTTGATTGATgctgcaagtggtggtgcactcaCCAACAAGACCATTGCTGAAGCTACAAGATTGCTAGAAAACATGGCTGCAAACACTCAACAATTCTACACTCGAGGTGAACCAGTGGTAAGGAAAGTGAATGAAGTTGGTGATTCTTCACATTTGGAACATAGAATGGGTAACATGGAGAAGATGATGCAAAAAATAGCGGCGGCTGTAATACCATCATACACCGAAGATGTTGAGCAAGCAAGTGCTATGTACCAAAATCAGCAATGGCCAATATATGACCGGTATTCTAGCACATACAATACGGGTTGGCGTGATCATCTTAATTTCATCTACGCCAACAAGCAAGCTGCAGTTTCCAATCCGCCTTTCAATCAACAAGGTGGGTACCAATTCTTGCAAAGGCCGCAACAAGAATCTCAAGGCATGATTATAGATGACAAGTTGAATCTCATTCTCAACACAATGACGCAAGATAAGCAAAAGACGAAGATGGCTATGAAGGACATGCAAACATAA